TTTGTACTTGATAATTCTGTAAAACTATAATAAGGAGATTGCAGAATTAAGGCTTTAGGTTTATTCTCCGAAGCTAAAACAGCTGCAAGTCCGGAACCAATTGAATACCCGGTAATAATAATTTTATTCTCCGGATATCGTTTTACTAATGTTTTATAGGCAATAGAAATATCCTTATTTAACTGCTCTTCATTTTCAATCTGACCTTCACTTTTTCCAAAACTTCGATAATCTAAAATAAAAATATCATATCCTAAACTGGTATACGTTTTTGCTATTTTACCCCAAGTTTCTAATGTTCCCGCATTTCCATGAAGATAAAAAATAAGGCCTTTGGATTTCTCTGATTTAAATAAAAGTCCATTTAAGTTTACTCCGTCAAAAGACTTTATATTTAATTCTTCAAACTTTTGCTGATATTCAAATTGGTAATTTTTAGGAAGTGCTGCACTCTGAAAAACCATTCCAACCTGATTAAAATAAACATAGGAAACAATG
This genomic interval from uncultured Flavobacterium sp. contains the following:
- a CDS encoding alpha/beta fold hydrolase; the encoded protein is METLKTLKFLAIVLLAFFVVIYVVIVSYVYFNQVGMVFQSAALPKNYQFEYQQKFEELNIKSFDGVNLNGLLFKSEKSKGLIFYLHGNAGTLETWGKIAKTYTSLGYDIFILDYRSFGKSEGQIENEEQLNKDISIAYKTLVKRYPENKIIITGYSIGSGLAAVLASENKPKALILQSPYYSFTELSSTKVPFFPDFMKKFHLGTYEYLPKIRVPIYIFHGTEDQLIPYENSIRLSKVLKSNGHFYPLKDQGHIGMNENNDFQNQLKIILE